A single window of Streptomyces aquilus DNA harbors:
- a CDS encoding WD40 repeat domain-containing protein has protein sequence MGRPERSLDPTAGPVARLAHELRELRKAAGSPSYRTMTETAGFSATTLSQAAAGERLPSLAVVRGYVRACGGDPDAWEPRWKDAEAEAAGEVRDDDADVVPYRGLARFEPADQGLFFGRARLTEDLLQLVCGHRFAAVFGASGSGKSSLLRAGLIPRLQKEIAGRGRPAVLRVLTPGDRPATTYGHLLTPAADEPESWVVVDQFEEVFTLCRDRAERARFIDLLLAARDPDSRLRVLIAVRADFYARCGEHRGLADTLCGAGLLVGPMTAQELREAVVKPAQEVGLLVERELTARIVEEVLDEPGGLPMLSHALLETWRRRKGRVLTLTAYQAAGGVRGAIAASAEEAYGQLTEEQADAARRLLLRMVEPGQGTPDTRRPLTRAERQEWACPHVPVVVERLARARLLTVDEDTVQLAHEALITSWPRLRGWIEENRERLRHHRRLTEAARVWLEHDRDSGALYRGTRLDRVAELFPDHEHDAFLTAPEREFLTAALAAREAERRAAARATRRSRAALGVLSAVLAVALIAGLSAWTQGRDNERHRIDDVARRISAVAEGLSTTDPHTARLLAVAAWRVSRLPETRQALLGALDQPEVDAFSDRAPGDGPFRRLTDSGRTLLSVEGRTWRTWDVARHRRIAEGRLPQAGLAVEASPDGRLLAVLGRGPGDGVRLWDTAGGRWTGDRLPAASVVDFGARTYTVRGLDDSRAAVHSAADGKLLFEAADTVTPSEDGRLIAVCALGKGGAPQVRDLTDRRTVHGPWEREGDICGQERGQLVLGGGGRRLAAVLPSGVRVWDVRSGKRLPDLARTGVRYAAFSEDGTFLALADGEEITLWRLGYGSPVFRYSLNNQHLGGLAWDPARPVLRYLEAGTVHTLDVATAVTPAWRDRPVDQALISPDGRTLATARRTGDTYRFELRATADGRLLATLPPTPPGVSRDPSRPVRPEYTLPLLAFTPDGKALAYAVAAPGYEASPQRLTVWDVTRGRVRTTLDLAEQTSAGAVIALAPGPDARTLHLTRTTAIGELTNETWDLARHRRTAVLTGLSSSHLAVRPDGRLLAGDNRTASLPGGRTIGRDLVQGDEIGALAFSPDGSRFAAGDQTGRVALWDAAVRQREGILPNVFPELSGGETGWPDGGPDPISDDTSEAVSALAVSPDGRTLAVGGEAGSLQLWDIATQRPLGGLLSTPGDPIDTVAFGPDSGTVYAGSAHVPLQRYVIDPARAVATVCARAGARELTRAQWRTYLRDVPYREVCGD, from the coding sequence ATGGGGCGCCCGGAAAGATCCCTGGACCCGACGGCCGGTCCCGTCGCGCGGCTCGCGCACGAGCTGCGCGAGCTGCGCAAGGCCGCGGGGAGCCCCTCGTACCGGACGATGACCGAGACGGCGGGCTTCTCCGCGACAACGCTGTCACAGGCCGCGGCCGGCGAACGGCTGCCGTCCCTCGCCGTCGTCCGGGGCTATGTGCGGGCCTGCGGCGGCGACCCGGACGCCTGGGAGCCGCGGTGGAAGGACGCCGAGGCGGAGGCGGCGGGGGAGGTCCGCGACGACGACGCGGACGTGGTGCCGTACCGGGGTCTCGCCCGGTTCGAGCCGGCCGACCAGGGGCTGTTCTTCGGGCGGGCCCGGCTGACGGAGGACCTGCTCCAGCTGGTGTGCGGGCACCGCTTCGCCGCGGTGTTCGGCGCCTCCGGCAGCGGGAAGTCCTCGCTGCTGCGGGCCGGGCTCATCCCCCGGCTCCAGAAGGAGATCGCCGGCCGGGGGCGTCCGGCGGTGCTGCGCGTGCTCACGCCCGGCGACCGGCCCGCCACCACCTACGGTCATCTGCTGACCCCGGCCGCGGACGAGCCGGAGAGCTGGGTGGTGGTGGACCAGTTCGAGGAGGTCTTCACCCTGTGCCGGGACCGGGCCGAGCGGGCCCGGTTCATCGACCTGCTGCTCGCCGCCCGGGACCCGGACAGCCGGCTGCGCGTGCTCATCGCCGTACGGGCCGACTTCTACGCCCGCTGCGGCGAGCACCGCGGCCTGGCGGACACGCTGTGCGGTGCCGGACTGCTGGTCGGACCGATGACCGCGCAGGAGCTGCGGGAGGCGGTCGTCAAGCCCGCGCAGGAAGTCGGGCTCCTGGTGGAGCGGGAGCTGACCGCGCGGATCGTGGAGGAGGTCCTCGACGAGCCCGGCGGGCTGCCGATGCTCTCGCACGCCCTGCTGGAGACCTGGCGGCGGCGCAAGGGCCGGGTGCTCACCCTGACCGCGTACCAGGCGGCCGGCGGGGTGCGCGGCGCCATCGCGGCGAGCGCCGAGGAGGCGTACGGGCAGCTGACCGAGGAACAGGCGGACGCCGCGCGGCGGCTGCTGCTGCGGATGGTCGAGCCCGGCCAGGGCACCCCCGACACCCGGCGCCCGCTGACCCGGGCGGAGCGCCAGGAGTGGGCGTGCCCCCATGTGCCCGTGGTGGTGGAGCGGCTGGCCCGCGCCCGGCTGCTGACGGTCGACGAGGACACCGTGCAGCTCGCCCACGAGGCGCTGATCACCAGCTGGCCGCGGCTGCGCGGCTGGATCGAGGAGAACCGGGAGCGGCTGCGGCACCACCGGCGGCTGACCGAGGCCGCCCGCGTCTGGCTGGAACACGACCGTGACTCCGGCGCCCTGTACCGGGGCACCCGCCTGGACCGGGTGGCGGAGCTGTTCCCCGACCACGAGCACGACGCCTTCCTGACCGCGCCGGAGCGCGAGTTCCTCACCGCCGCGCTGGCCGCCCGCGAGGCGGAACGCCGGGCGGCCGCCCGCGCCACACGCCGGTCGCGGGCCGCGCTGGGCGTCCTGTCGGCCGTCCTCGCGGTGGCGCTGATCGCCGGTCTCTCCGCGTGGACGCAGGGCCGGGACAACGAGCGCCATCGCATCGACGACGTGGCCCGCCGTATCTCCGCCGTCGCGGAAGGGCTGAGCACCACCGACCCGCACACCGCCCGGTTGCTGGCCGTCGCCGCCTGGCGGGTGTCCCGGCTGCCGGAGACCCGGCAGGCGTTGCTGGGCGCGCTCGACCAGCCGGAAGTGGACGCGTTCAGCGACCGGGCACCGGGCGACGGCCCCTTCCGCCGGCTGACCGACTCCGGTCGGACCCTGCTCAGCGTCGAGGGGCGCACCTGGCGGACCTGGGACGTGGCACGGCACCGGCGGATCGCCGAGGGGCGGCTGCCGCAGGCCGGCCTCGCGGTCGAGGCGAGCCCGGACGGGCGGCTGCTGGCCGTCCTCGGACGGGGCCCGGGCGACGGGGTGCGGCTGTGGGACACGGCCGGCGGACGCTGGACCGGGGACCGGCTGCCGGCGGCGTCCGTCGTGGACTTCGGCGCGCGCACGTACACCGTGCGCGGTCTGGACGACTCCCGGGCGGCGGTGCACTCGGCCGCGGACGGGAAGCTGCTGTTCGAGGCGGCGGACACCGTGACGCCGAGCGAGGACGGCCGGCTGATCGCGGTCTGCGCCCTCGGGAAGGGCGGCGCGCCGCAGGTGCGGGACCTCACGGACCGGCGCACGGTGCACGGGCCCTGGGAACGCGAGGGCGACATCTGCGGCCAGGAGCGCGGGCAGCTGGTGCTCGGCGGTGGGGGACGGCGGCTCGCCGCGGTGCTCCCGAGCGGCGTGCGGGTCTGGGACGTCCGGTCGGGGAAACGGCTGCCCGACCTCGCCCGCACCGGAGTCAGGTACGCCGCCTTCAGCGAGGACGGGACGTTCCTGGCGCTCGCCGACGGGGAGGAGATCACGCTGTGGCGGCTGGGGTACGGCTCCCCGGTGTTCCGGTACTCCCTCAACAACCAGCACCTCGGCGGTCTGGCCTGGGACCCCGCCCGCCCGGTACTGCGCTATCTGGAGGCCGGCACGGTCCACACCCTGGACGTGGCGACGGCCGTGACGCCCGCCTGGCGGGACCGGCCGGTGGACCAGGCGCTGATCAGCCCGGACGGCCGGACGCTCGCCACCGCGCGACGCACCGGTGACACCTACCGCTTCGAGCTGCGCGCCACGGCCGACGGACGACTGCTCGCCACCCTGCCGCCCACGCCGCCCGGCGTCTCGCGCGACCCCTCCCGCCCGGTACGTCCGGAGTACACCCTCCCGCTGCTGGCCTTCACCCCCGACGGCAAGGCGCTCGCGTATGCCGTCGCGGCGCCCGGTTACGAGGCCTCCCCGCAGCGCCTCACCGTCTGGGACGTCACCCGGGGCCGGGTCCGCACGACGCTGGACCTGGCGGAGCAGACGTCGGCCGGGGCGGTGATCGCCCTCGCCCCCGGCCCGGACGCCCGCACGCTCCACCTCACCCGCACCACGGCCATCGGCGAGCTGACCAACGAGACCTGGGACCTCGCCCGGCACCGCCGGACCGCCGTCCTCACCGGCCTGTCCAGCAGCCACCTGGCCGTCCGCCCCGACGGCCGCCTCCTGGCCGGCGACAACCGGACGGCGAGCCTGCCGGGCGGCAGGACCATCGGACGCGACCTGGTCCAGGGCGACGAGATCGGTGCCCTCGCGTTCTCCCCGGACGGCTCGCGGTTCGCGGCGGGGGACCAGACGGGCCGGGTGGCGCTGTGGGACGCGGCGGTCCGGCAGCGGGAGGGCATCCTGCCGAACGTCTTCCCCGAGCTCTCCGGGGGCGAGACCGGCTGGCCGGACGGCGGCCCCGACCCGATCAGCGACGACACCTCGGAGGCCGTCAGCGCCCTCGCCGTCAGCCCCGACGGCCGCACGCTCGCGGTGGGCGGCGAGGCGGGCAGCCTCCAGCTGTGGGACATCGCCACCCAGCGGCCGCTCGGCGGTCTTCTGTCCACCCCCGGCGACCCGATCGACACGGTCGCGTTCGGCCCGGACAGCGGCACGGTGTACGCGGGCAGCGCGCACGTGCCGCTCCAGCGCTATGTCATCGACCCGGCCCGGGCGGTCGCAACGGTGTGCGCGCGGGCCGGAGCGCGCGAGCTGACGCGGGCGCAGTGGCGGACGTACCTGCGTGACGTGCCGTACCGCGAGGTGTGTGGCGACTGA
- a CDS encoding helix-turn-helix domain-containing protein, with protein MSDRDDPEIIGRRVQQLRVERGLTQRQLAEPAYTAAYISTLESGRVRPSDQALRHLAGRLGVAFDELATGRPARLVTDLRLRLIEAQRTLATGDTEEAAHSYALLLAEAEELQLAEAQYDALIGLGEAAVESGELVEGRRYFERAELVLADAPLPARVPALRGRALAHYLAGELRYAVYLLESTLDELNRGGLHDPDALLLLYASIIGPYMDMGAHARAAQAAELALALAPQAGDPALVARMHRSVARTLIAEGRVAEADASLAKAAELYRGLQLRTELANCHWMRGYVCAQNGELERAEAELRQALAMLSAKRAALYSSQAAVELADVLHRRGKSEEAAALLHDVLGDLSSERGAVHSAAAHRLLGIIAEDARDPETAEEHYVRALSLLERAGAAGDLADLCRLLGDLLRREGRVEAALDAYRTGLGHRTAPGTTTLGPAPAQPPL; from the coding sequence ATGTCCGACCGTGACGACCCGGAGATCATCGGGCGCAGGGTGCAGCAACTCCGGGTCGAACGCGGCCTGACCCAGCGGCAGCTGGCCGAGCCCGCGTACACCGCCGCCTACATCTCCACCCTGGAGTCGGGCCGGGTCCGCCCCTCCGACCAGGCGCTGCGCCATCTCGCCGGCCGCCTCGGCGTCGCCTTCGACGAGCTGGCCACCGGCCGCCCCGCCCGGCTCGTCACCGATCTGCGGCTGCGGCTCATCGAGGCCCAGCGCACCCTCGCCACCGGGGACACCGAGGAAGCCGCCCACAGCTACGCCCTTCTCCTCGCCGAGGCCGAGGAACTCCAGCTCGCCGAGGCGCAGTACGACGCGCTGATCGGGCTCGGCGAGGCGGCCGTGGAGAGCGGTGAACTCGTCGAGGGGCGGCGGTACTTCGAGCGGGCCGAACTCGTCCTCGCCGACGCGCCGTTGCCCGCCCGGGTGCCCGCCCTGCGCGGCCGCGCCCTCGCGCACTACCTCGCCGGCGAACTCCGGTACGCCGTCTATCTGCTGGAGTCCACGCTCGACGAGCTCAACCGCGGCGGCCTCCACGACCCCGACGCGCTGCTCCTCCTCTACGCCAGCATCATCGGCCCGTACATGGACATGGGCGCCCACGCCCGCGCCGCCCAGGCCGCCGAACTCGCCCTCGCGCTCGCCCCGCAGGCCGGCGACCCGGCCCTCGTCGCCCGCATGCACCGCTCGGTCGCCCGCACCCTCATCGCCGAGGGCCGCGTCGCCGAGGCCGACGCCTCCCTCGCCAAGGCCGCCGAGCTCTACCGCGGGCTGCAACTCCGTACGGAACTGGCCAACTGCCACTGGATGCGCGGGTACGTGTGTGCCCAGAACGGCGAACTGGAGCGCGCGGAGGCGGAGTTGAGGCAGGCGCTCGCCATGCTGTCCGCGAAGCGCGCCGCCCTCTACTCCAGCCAGGCCGCGGTCGAGCTGGCCGACGTACTGCACCGCCGCGGCAAGTCCGAGGAGGCGGCGGCCCTCCTCCACGACGTCCTCGGCGACCTCTCCTCCGAACGCGGCGCCGTCCACTCCGCCGCCGCGCACCGCCTGCTCGGCATCATCGCGGAGGACGCCCGCGACCCGGAGACCGCCGAGGAGCACTACGTCCGCGCCCTGAGCCTCCTGGAACGCGCGGGCGCCGCCGGCGACCTGGCCGACCTGTGCCGCCTGCTGGGCGACCTGCTCCGCAGGGAGGGCCGGGTCGAAGCGGCCCTGGACGCCTACCGCACCGGCCTGGGCCACCGCACGGCCCCGGGCACCACCACCTTGGGCCCGGCCCCGGCCCAGCCCCCTCTATGA
- a CDS encoding META domain-containing protein, translated as MKRTLLLASTALATAALSTTSVAQADNAGPRTPPPVLTGVAWHARTITENGVTHTVPEGSRAGLTFGADRRTVAGHDGCNGFSGEAVVDAERSTVTFGSEYASTMIACYPPDHVDLIPSAGTYEARVTAHILTLTGPDGHVITLGR; from the coding sequence ATGAAGCGAACCCTCCTCCTCGCCTCCACGGCCCTTGCGACAGCCGCCCTCTCCACCACATCCGTCGCTCAGGCCGACAACGCCGGCCCGCGCACCCCGCCGCCCGTCCTCACCGGTGTGGCATGGCACGCCCGCACCATCACCGAGAACGGCGTCACTCACACCGTGCCGGAGGGTTCCCGCGCAGGGCTGACGTTCGGCGCCGACCGGCGCACCGTCGCCGGCCACGACGGCTGCAACGGCTTCTCGGGTGAGGCGGTCGTGGATGCCGAACGGTCCACGGTCACCTTCGGCAGCGAGTACGCGTCGACGATGATCGCCTGCTACCCGCCCGACCACGTCGACCTCATACCCTCGGCCGGCACCTACGAGGCGCGGGTGACCGCTCACATCCTCACCCTCACGGGGCCGGACGGTCACGTCATCACCCTGGGGCGGTGA